One window of the Pectinophora gossypiella unplaced genomic scaffold, ilPecGoss1.1 Pgos_58, whole genome shotgun sequence genome contains the following:
- the LOC126381514 gene encoding uncharacterized protein LOC126381514, with the protein MEPGKRVDYVKSKYICFNCLFPGHTVKACRLPTSCRICHKRHHSLLHHSRPTDTSGSTRENSQLQPKVLHSNVVEDEETKEEEIQLTVMTSQTQVNSQLTTHSTTVALLATALVEVKSEDGHTTVLRALIDPGSQGCFISERAAQSIKARRYPAKGSIVGIGEVKTRINQVVQIQIASRSEEFNLRVKAYVMSKQLTTQIPTKTISTSNWSHLKGLVLADPHFNRRANIDLLLGVNEYAQIVQNDVIKGAPGMPCAQKTTLGWILFGEANIHSEGEESIMVMHHKVEVEDMLKSLWEIDVDTERKLTKEEESCEKLYKETYKRNEEGRYVVKLPFNTTNPQSPDGNTMNAALKRLENLERRFERQPDLRKSYTEVIEEYISLKHMEEVPEDEIGKRSVYLPHHAVVRTDKETTKTRVVFDASCKGTNGISLNDELMIGPVLQEDLRSIIMRWRMHKICFASDIEKMYRMVLINQEDADFQRVLWRQNTSISDEVKHFRLLTVTFGTASAPYLAVKTLIQLAIDEGGNFPIAARMIHEDFYVDDLMSGCDTVLEALEAIKQLQDILKKGKFRLQKWSSNSPEILRSIEERDRSSKANIDIKVDGTIKALGLSWDLGYDEFRYNLNLQPHTNNVTKREVLSDLQKLFDPLGWIAPAIVQAKIFVQRLWLEGYGWDSLIENKLRTEWIDIRDDLNNVGELKVQRWLQTLTRASGIMFNQNTIPPMLHPGDVKSEI; encoded by the exons ATGGAGCCAGGAAAACGAGTAGATTATGTCAAGTCGAAGTATATCTGTTTTAACTGCTTATTTCCTGGTCACACAGTGAAGGCGTGTCGACTGCCAACGTCGTGTAGAATTTGTCACAAACGTCACCACTCTCTTCTACATCATTCAAGACCTACAGATACCTCCGGGTCAACACGTGAAAATAGCCAATTACAACCGAAGGTTTTACACTCCAACGTAGTAGAAGACGAAGAAACAAAAGAGGAAGAAATACAACTAAcagtgatgacgtcacaaacaCAAGTAAATTCACAGCTCACAACTCACAGTACAACAGTTGCGCTGCTAGCAACTGCCCTGGTGGAAGTAAAGAGTGAAGATGGACACACCACAGTTCTGCGAGCTTTAATAGATCCTGGATCACAAGGATGTTTCATTAGTGAACGAGCTGCTCAAAGTATTAAAGCAAGAAGGTACCCAGCGAAGGGAAGTATCGTAGGTATAGGTGAAGTGAAGACAAGAATAAATCAAGTAGTTCAGATTCAGATAGCATCGAGAAGTGAAGAATTCAACCTTCGTGTGAAGGCTTATGTCATGTCTAAACAGCTGACTActcaaatacctacaaaaacaatTTCTACGAGCAACTGGTCTCATTTAAAAGGATTGGTTTTAGCTGATCCACACTTCAATCGTCGAGCAAACATTGACCTTCTTCTTGGTGTCAATGAATATGCACAAATTGTACAAAATGACGTCATCAAAGGCGCACCTGGAATGCCTTGTGCACAGAAGACAACATTAGGTTGGATTTTATTTGGAGAAGCAAATATTCATTCTGAAGGTGAAGAATCGATCATGGTAATGCACCACAAAGTAGAAGTTGAAGATATGCTAAAATCATTGTGGGAAATTGATGTTGATACAGAAAGAAAACTAACAAAGGAAGAAGAATCATGTGAGAAGTTATACAAGGAGACATACAAAAGAAATGAAGAAGGAAGATACGTGGTCAAACTACCTTTCAACACCACAAATCCCCAATCTCCTGACGGAAACACAATGAATGCAGCATTGAAGAGACTAGAAAATTTAGAAAGAAGATTTGAAAGGCAACCTGATTTAAGGAAGAGTTATACTGAGGTGATTGAAGAATATATAAGCCTAAAACATATGGAAGAGGTACCTGAAGATGAAATAGGAAAAAGATCTGTATACTTGCCACACCATGCAGTTGTCCGAACTGATAAGGAGACAACAAAAACTCGTGTTGTCTTTGACGCTTCTTGCAAGGGCACAAATGGCATATCCCTGAACGATGAGTTAATGATAGGACCTGTCCTTCAAGAAGATCTTAGAAGCATTATTATGAGATGGCGGATGCATAAAATTTGTTTCGCTAGCGATATTGAGAAGATGTACCGCATGGTACTAATTAATCAAGAAGATGCCGATTTCCAGAGAGTATTGTGGAGACAGAATACTTCCATTTCTGATGAGGTCAAACATTTTCGACTGCTAACTGTAACGTTTGGCACAGCGTCAGCACCATATCTTGCAGTAAAGACTTTAATACAACTGGCTATTGACGAAGGTGGTAACTTTCCAATTGCTGCAAGAATGATTCACGAAGATTTTTATGTTGACGACCTAATGTCAGGCTGCGATACAGTACTTGAAGCGCTAGAAGCAATCAAACAACTGcaagatatacttaaaaaagGCAAGTTTCGTTTACAAAAATGGTCCTCGAACAGTCCTGAGATTTTACGCTCCATAGAAGAAAGAGATCGATCGTCAAAGGCAAATATAGACATAAAAGTGGACGGTACGATCAAGGCACTAGGCCTATCATGGGACTTAGGATACGACGAGTTTAGATACAACCTAAATTTACAACCTCACACTAATAATGTTACGAAGAGAGAAGTTTTATCTGACTTACAAAAACTGTTCGATCCACTCGGATGGATTGCTCCAGCTATTGTGCAAGCGAAAATATTTGTCCAACGACTATGGCTTGAAGGCTACGGATGGGACAGTCTGATTGAGAATAAACTAAGAACAGAATGGATCGACATACGCGATGACTTAAACAATGTAGGCGAATTGAAAGTTCAAAGATGGCTACAAACATTAACAA GAGCCAGTGGCATCATGTTCAATCAAAACACAATCCCGCCGATGTTGCATCCAGGGGATGTAAAATCAGAGATCTGA
- the LOC126381508 gene encoding adenosine 5'-monophosphoramidase HINT1-like, whose translation MFNKVFQRALKFRLKKSYPTNIYDLSRGSAIAVKRPYSDEVRRAQAQTVAAPGPTIFDKIISKEIKADIIYEDDMCLAFNDVNPQAPVHFLVIPKRRIPRLQDAEASDKEILGHLMLVARSLGAQKAPSGWRLVINNGRDGAQSVYHLHLHVIGGRQMGWPPG comes from the exons ATGTTTAACAAAGTGTTTCAACGTGCTTTAAAATTCCGTCTAAAAAAATCTTATCCGACTAACATTTACGATTTGTCGCGGGGTTCGGCCATTGCTGTGAAAAGACCGTATAGTGACGAAGTGCGTCGCGCGCAGGCGCAAACCGTAGCCGCGCCGGGACCTACAATATTCGACAAGATTATATCGAAAGAAATCAAGGCGGATATTATTTATGAAGATGATATGTGTTTGGCGTTCAATGATGTGAATCCTCAGGCTCCCGTGCATTTCTTAGTGATACCAAAACGCAGGATTCCGCGTCTGCAAGATGCGGAAGCTTCTGATAAGGAG ATCCTCGGCCATCTAATGCTGGTGGCTCGTTCGCTAGGCGCTCAGAAGGCCCCAAGCGGGTGGCGTCTGGTGATTAACAACGGTAGAGACGGCGCTCAGTCGGTGTACCATCTTCACCTCCATGTTATCGGCGGTAGACAGATGGGATGGCCACCTGGCTAA